A genomic stretch from Telopea speciosissima isolate NSW1024214 ecotype Mountain lineage chromosome 7, Tspe_v1, whole genome shotgun sequence includes:
- the LOC122667012 gene encoding metal transporter Nramp5-like isoform X1, with translation MEMEKHQQQQQQQQMGRDPSSLGRGSNRIVHMEDSPPSLVTKDNKYFPEKDPHHQKEGWRKFLGYLGPGFLVSMAYLDPGNMETDLQAGSQHKYELLWVVFIGLIFAFIIQSLAAKLGVTTGKHLAELCRAEYPKSIKYCLWLLSELSVIAADIPEVVGTAFAINILIPVIPVWGGVIFTGCSTLILLGLQRYGIRKLEMLISILIFVVAACYFGELAHAKPPASEVLQGLFIPKLSGQSTTADAIALLGALIMPHNLFLHSALVLSRKIPASARGVQDACRFFMIESGFALLVAFLINLSMVAVVGTVCNATDITPQNAERCSNLTLNSASFLLQNVLGKSSSIIYAVALLASGQSSSITGTYAGQFIMQGFLDLKMKKWIRNLLTRCVAITPSLIVSIILGPSGAGQLIIVASMILSFELPFAMIPLLKFSSSTSKMGPHKNSIYIMVISWILGAGMVGINIYFLCTAFFVWLIHNSLPKVANVFIGIIVVPFMVLYVVAILYLTFRKDSKVTFIDTPKLDSNAQIEMEKGFNKTDGVSEVNDAPYREDLADVPLPE, from the exons atggagatggagaagcatcagcagcagcaacaacagcaacagatGGGAAGGGATCCTTCATCATTGGGAAGAGGAAGCAACCGCATAGTCCATATGGAGGACAGCCCACCCTCACTTGTTACCAAAGACAACAAATACTTCCCTGAAAAAGATCCTCAtcatcag aaagaagggtggagaaagTTTTTGGGATACCTAGGCCCTGGTTTTCTAGTCTCCATGGCTTATCTTGATCCAGGCAAta TGGAAACGGATCTGCAAGCTGGATCTCAACATAAATATGAG CTGCTATGGGTTGTCTTCATTGGGTTGATCTTTGCTTTCATAATACAATCCCTTGCAGCAAAACTTGGAGTCACTACAG GGAAGCACTTGGCTGAGCTATGTCGTGCAGAATATCCAAAGTCTATTAAGTACTGCTTATGGTTACTATCAGAACTTTCTGTTATTGCAGCAGATATTCCAGAAG TGGTAGGGACAGCTTTTGCTATAAATATACTAATTCCAGTAATTCCAGTATGGGGTGGAGTTATCTTCACTGGTTGTAGCACTCTAATACTTCTGGGTCTACAGAGATATGgg ATCCGGAAGCTAGAAATGTTAATTTCAATCCTGATATTCGTGGTTGCCGCTTGTTATTTTGGGGAATTAGCTCATGCAAAGCCTCCAGCATCAGAGGTGCTACAGGGATTGTTCATTCCCAAGCTTAGTGGCCAAAGCACCACTGCCGATGCCATTGCCTTACTGGGAGCCCTTATCATGCC GCACAATCTTTTTCTCCACTCCGCTTTAGTCCTCTCAAGGAAGATACCTGCATCTGCTCGTGGCGTCCAA GATGCTTGTAGATTCTTCATGATAGAGAGTGGATTTGCACTTTTAGTAGCATTTCTAATCAATCTCTCGATGGTAGCTGTGGTAGGAACTGTTTGTAATGCTACTGACATCACCCCACAGAATGCTGAGCGTTGTAGCAACCTTACTCTtaattcagcttctttccttCTCCAG aaTGTATTGGGAAAGTCAAGTTCCATTATTTATGCTGTTGCATTGCTAGCTTCTGGACAAAGCTCCAGCATAACCGGTACTTATGCCGGGCAATTTATCATGCAG GGATTCTTGGACCtcaagatgaagaaatggattCGAAACTTGCTGACCCGATGCGTTGCAATTACACCTAGCCTTATTGTCTCCATCATTTTGGGCCCTTCTGGGGCTGGCCAACTAATTATCGTTGCATCG ATGATATTATCCTTTGAGCTTCCATTTGCTATGATTCCACTTCTCAAGTTTAGCAGCAGCACCAGCAAGATGGGACCACATAAAAACTCTATTTAT ATCATGGTGATCTCATGGATCCTAGGAGCAGGTATGGTTggaatcaatatctatttctTGTGCACAGCCTTCTTTGTTTGGTTGATCCACAACAGTCTACCCAAGGTTGCAAATGTATTCATTGGGATCATTGTGGTTCCTTTCATGGTCCTCTATGTTGTTGCTATTCTCTACTTAACTTTCCGAAAGGATTCAAAAGTGACATTTATAGACACACCAAAGCTAGATTCTAATGCTCAAATCGAAATGGAGAAAGGGTTCAATAAAACTGATGGTGTCTCTGAGGTTAATGATGCTCCTTACAGGGAGGACCTTGCAGATGTCCCACTACCAGAATAA
- the LOC122667012 gene encoding metal transporter Nramp5-like isoform X2 has product MEMEKHQQQQQQQQMGRDPSSLGRGSNRIVHMEDSPPSLVTKDNKYFPEKDPHHQKEGWRKFLGYLGPGFLVSMAYLDPGNMETDLQAGSQHKYELLWVVFIGLIFAFIIQSLAAKLGVTTGKHLAELCRAEYPKSIKYCLWLLSELSVIAADIPEVVGTAFAINILIPVIPVWGGVIFTGCSTLILLGLQRYGIRKLEMLISILIFVVAACYFGELAHAKPPASEVLQGLFIPKLSGQSTTADAIALLGALIMPHNLFLHSALVLSRKIPASARGVQDACRFFMIESGFALLVAFLINLSMVAVVGTVCNATDITPQNAERCSNLTLNSASFLLQNVLGKSSSIIYAVALLASGQSSSITGTYAGQFIMQGFLDLKMKKWIRNLLTRCVAITPSLIVSIILGPSGAGQLIIVASMILSFELPFAMIPLLKFSSSTSKMGPHKNSIYSTQGCKCIHWDHCGSFHGPLCCCYSLLNFPKGFKSDIYRHTKARF; this is encoded by the exons atggagatggagaagcatcagcagcagcaacaacagcaacagatGGGAAGGGATCCTTCATCATTGGGAAGAGGAAGCAACCGCATAGTCCATATGGAGGACAGCCCACCCTCACTTGTTACCAAAGACAACAAATACTTCCCTGAAAAAGATCCTCAtcatcag aaagaagggtggagaaagTTTTTGGGATACCTAGGCCCTGGTTTTCTAGTCTCCATGGCTTATCTTGATCCAGGCAAta TGGAAACGGATCTGCAAGCTGGATCTCAACATAAATATGAG CTGCTATGGGTTGTCTTCATTGGGTTGATCTTTGCTTTCATAATACAATCCCTTGCAGCAAAACTTGGAGTCACTACAG GGAAGCACTTGGCTGAGCTATGTCGTGCAGAATATCCAAAGTCTATTAAGTACTGCTTATGGTTACTATCAGAACTTTCTGTTATTGCAGCAGATATTCCAGAAG TGGTAGGGACAGCTTTTGCTATAAATATACTAATTCCAGTAATTCCAGTATGGGGTGGAGTTATCTTCACTGGTTGTAGCACTCTAATACTTCTGGGTCTACAGAGATATGgg ATCCGGAAGCTAGAAATGTTAATTTCAATCCTGATATTCGTGGTTGCCGCTTGTTATTTTGGGGAATTAGCTCATGCAAAGCCTCCAGCATCAGAGGTGCTACAGGGATTGTTCATTCCCAAGCTTAGTGGCCAAAGCACCACTGCCGATGCCATTGCCTTACTGGGAGCCCTTATCATGCC GCACAATCTTTTTCTCCACTCCGCTTTAGTCCTCTCAAGGAAGATACCTGCATCTGCTCGTGGCGTCCAA GATGCTTGTAGATTCTTCATGATAGAGAGTGGATTTGCACTTTTAGTAGCATTTCTAATCAATCTCTCGATGGTAGCTGTGGTAGGAACTGTTTGTAATGCTACTGACATCACCCCACAGAATGCTGAGCGTTGTAGCAACCTTACTCTtaattcagcttctttccttCTCCAG aaTGTATTGGGAAAGTCAAGTTCCATTATTTATGCTGTTGCATTGCTAGCTTCTGGACAAAGCTCCAGCATAACCGGTACTTATGCCGGGCAATTTATCATGCAG GGATTCTTGGACCtcaagatgaagaaatggattCGAAACTTGCTGACCCGATGCGTTGCAATTACACCTAGCCTTATTGTCTCCATCATTTTGGGCCCTTCTGGGGCTGGCCAACTAATTATCGTTGCATCG ATGATATTATCCTTTGAGCTTCCATTTGCTATGATTCCACTTCTCAAGTTTAGCAGCAGCACCAGCAAGATGGGACCACATAAAAACTCTATTTAT TCTACCCAAGGTTGCAAATGTATTCATTGGGATCATTGTGGTTCCTTTCATGGTCCTCTATGTTGTTGCTATTCTCTACTTAACTTTCCGAAAGGATTCAAAAGTGACATTTATAGACACACCAAAGCTAGATTCTAA
- the LOC122667012 gene encoding metal transporter Nramp5-like isoform X3: MEMEKHQQQQQQQQMGRDPSSLGRGSNRIVHMEDSPPSLVTKDNKYFPEKDPHHQKEGWRKFLGYLGPGFLVSMAYLDPGNMETDLQAGSQHKYELLWVVFIGLIFAFIIQSLAAKLGVTTGKHLAELCRAEYPKSIKYCLWLLSELSVIAADIPEVVGTAFAINILIPVIPVWGGVIFTGCSTLILLGLQRYGIRKLEMLISILIFVVAACYFGELAHAKPPASEVLQGLFIPKLSGQSTTADAIALLGALIMPHNLFLHSALVLSRKIPASARGVQDACRFFMIESGFALLVAFLINLSMVAVVGTVCNATDITPQNAERCSNLTLNSASFLLQNVLGKSSSIIYAVALLASGQSSSITGTYAGQFIMQGFLDLKMKKWIRNLLTRCVAITPSLIVSIILGPSGAGQLIIVASMILSFELPFAMIPLLKFSSSTSKMGPHKNSIYPSLFG; this comes from the exons atggagatggagaagcatcagcagcagcaacaacagcaacagatGGGAAGGGATCCTTCATCATTGGGAAGAGGAAGCAACCGCATAGTCCATATGGAGGACAGCCCACCCTCACTTGTTACCAAAGACAACAAATACTTCCCTGAAAAAGATCCTCAtcatcag aaagaagggtggagaaagTTTTTGGGATACCTAGGCCCTGGTTTTCTAGTCTCCATGGCTTATCTTGATCCAGGCAAta TGGAAACGGATCTGCAAGCTGGATCTCAACATAAATATGAG CTGCTATGGGTTGTCTTCATTGGGTTGATCTTTGCTTTCATAATACAATCCCTTGCAGCAAAACTTGGAGTCACTACAG GGAAGCACTTGGCTGAGCTATGTCGTGCAGAATATCCAAAGTCTATTAAGTACTGCTTATGGTTACTATCAGAACTTTCTGTTATTGCAGCAGATATTCCAGAAG TGGTAGGGACAGCTTTTGCTATAAATATACTAATTCCAGTAATTCCAGTATGGGGTGGAGTTATCTTCACTGGTTGTAGCACTCTAATACTTCTGGGTCTACAGAGATATGgg ATCCGGAAGCTAGAAATGTTAATTTCAATCCTGATATTCGTGGTTGCCGCTTGTTATTTTGGGGAATTAGCTCATGCAAAGCCTCCAGCATCAGAGGTGCTACAGGGATTGTTCATTCCCAAGCTTAGTGGCCAAAGCACCACTGCCGATGCCATTGCCTTACTGGGAGCCCTTATCATGCC GCACAATCTTTTTCTCCACTCCGCTTTAGTCCTCTCAAGGAAGATACCTGCATCTGCTCGTGGCGTCCAA GATGCTTGTAGATTCTTCATGATAGAGAGTGGATTTGCACTTTTAGTAGCATTTCTAATCAATCTCTCGATGGTAGCTGTGGTAGGAACTGTTTGTAATGCTACTGACATCACCCCACAGAATGCTGAGCGTTGTAGCAACCTTACTCTtaattcagcttctttccttCTCCAG aaTGTATTGGGAAAGTCAAGTTCCATTATTTATGCTGTTGCATTGCTAGCTTCTGGACAAAGCTCCAGCATAACCGGTACTTATGCCGGGCAATTTATCATGCAG GGATTCTTGGACCtcaagatgaagaaatggattCGAAACTTGCTGACCCGATGCGTTGCAATTACACCTAGCCTTATTGTCTCCATCATTTTGGGCCCTTCTGGGGCTGGCCAACTAATTATCGTTGCATCG ATGATATTATCCTTTGAGCTTCCATTTGCTATGATTCCACTTCTCAAGTTTAGCAGCAGCACCAGCAAGATGGGACCACATAAAAACTCTATTTAT CCTTCTTTGTTTGGTTGA